Proteins encoded in a region of the Thunnus maccoyii chromosome 4, fThuMac1.1, whole genome shotgun sequence genome:
- the mfsd5 gene encoding molybdate-anion transporter, with translation MLVTAYFAITVLLALCVGLELTARRLTPPQPTPTATANPAFRRFQSIFLRAYLLALWADWLQGPYLYKLYRHYSFLESQIAILYVCGLASCVLFAPFSGWLPQVLGRRQTCLLFCLSYAACCLTKLSRDYFVLIVGRVLGGLSTSLLSTTFEAWYVHRHVDVHDFPKEWIPSTFTKAATWNHALAVGAGLVANMLAEWLHLGPVAPFLLAVPCLVCCAWVVLTDWGKEEAEGGPEGDKQTRLLGAPNGGVTRMSAKARFSRSCHEGLRCLLSDRRVMLLGGVQALFESVLYIFVFLWTPVLDPHGPPLGIVFSCLMAASMAGSLLYRLATSTRYRLQPGHVLCLAVLMAFFSFFMLTFSTAPGQPRPHESFLAFLLLELACGLYFPAVSFLQGRVIPEEKRAGVLAWFRLPLHLLACLGLLALHGEVSGTGGGEGGSGTRHMFGGCAVMMLAALMAVVSLFTLGRNDTDLRLEGARGEGEMF, from the coding sequence ATGTTGGTAACAGCATATTTTGCCATCACTGTCCTGCTTGCCCTGTGTGTTGGCCTCGAGCTCACAGCACGCCGCCTCACCCCACCTCAGCCGACTCCTACTGCTACAGCCAACCCAGCCTTCCGTCGCTTCCAGAGTATATTTCTCCGGGCATACCTTTTGGCTTTGTGGGCAGACTGGCTCCAGGGTCCTTACCTCTACAAACTCTACCGCCACTACAGCTTCCTGGAATCTCAAATAGCCATCTTATATGTCTGTGGCCTGGCCTCCTGTGTTCTGTTTGCTCCTTTTTCAGGCTGGCTCCCTCAAGTTTTGGGCCGCAGACAGACATGTCTTCTCTTCTGCCTGTCCTACGCTGCTTGTTGTCTCACCAAGCTGTCCAGAGACTACTTTGTGTTGATTGTGGGCCGTGTACTGGGGGGTTTGTCCACATCCCTGCTGTCCACCACATTTGAAGCCTGGTATGTGCACCGTCATGTAGACGTCCACGATTTTCCCAAGGAGTGGATCCCCAGTACCTTCACCAAAGCTGCGACCTGGAACCATGCGCTCGCTGTGGGAGCAGGGCTGGTGGCTAACATGCTGGCCGAGTGGCTCCACCTGGGGCCAGTGGCTCCCTTTCTCCTGGCTGTCCCCTGCTTAGTTTGCTGTGCCTGGGTGGTGCTAACAGATTGGGGCAAGGAAGAGGCTGAAGGAGGTCCTGAAGGGGACAAACAGACACGGCTCCTTGGCGCTCCAAATGGAGGTGTGACACGTATGTCTGCAAAAGCCCGGTTCTCACGCAGCTGCCATGAAGGGCTGCGCTGCCTGCTGTCAGACAGGAGAGTCATGCTCTTGGGTGGAGTGCAGGCTCTGTTTGAAAGTGTCCTCTACATTTTTGTGTTCCTGTGGACCCCAGTACTGGATCCTCATGGGCCTCCTTTGGGGATAGTGTTCTCTTGTCTCATGGCTGCCAGTATGGCTGGTTCCTTGCTGTACCGCCTAGCCACCTCCACACGCTACCGTCTACAGCCTGGCCACGTGCTCTGCTTGGCTGTTCTGATggctttcttctctttcttcatgcTAACCTTCTCCACTGCCCCGGGCCAACCTAGACCTCATGAATCCTTTCTGGCCttcctgctgctggagctggCCTGTGGCCTTTACTTCCCTGCCGTCAGTTTTCTCCAGGGCAGGGTGATCCCAGAGGAGAAACGGGCAGGTGTGCTGGCCTGGTTCCGGCTGCCTCTGCACCTGCTAGCCTGCCTAGGGCTGCTGGCGCTCCACGGGGAGGTATCAGGGACAGGTGGAGGGGAAGGTGGCAGCGGTACCAGACATATGTTCGGAGGTTGTGCAGTCATGATGCTGGCAGCTTTGATGGCTGTCGTCAGTCTGTTCACCCTGGGCAGGAATGACACAGACCTGAGACTGGAGGGAGccagaggggagggggagatgTTCTGA
- the nr1d4a gene encoding nuclear receptor subfamily 1, group D, member 4a isoform X2: MPRGSGGVILYAGSSGSGSPSPGSPGSPSSGYQTQSPSSHSQPSSPEEVTFTEIGVLKHRAAGCTNQSSKLVFQFPEVYSGPSAAAAQVTQHTYTHPIAAKRPCGFTGTFTKTGGMVLLCKVCGDIASGFHYGVHACEGCKGFFRRSIQQNINYKMCVKNENCLIMRMNRNRCQHCRFKKCLSVGMSRDAVRFGRIPKREKQRLLDEMQSYMNSLNESAAMDMDSSSVRDTPSSPEDGNSKEAIGAISRAYRDIFTSNNSNSSQDRAAETAHIAATNNNTSHFSQDASFHQVSSHPNSAQSYQSCPVAPASRCPVAPNDNQPTFHNVENNHITYLVSTNQNHDQSNGTTPQRGSSINHNSFRNAGSATNQPSCPWKLAPGAKVLACPLNACPVSGAEHSSQEIWESFSQCFTPAVKEVVEFAKGIPGFQELSQQDQVMLLKSGTFQVLMVRFCTLFNAQERTVTFLNGQTYPLSTLRALGMGSLLDAMFEFSEKLGSLGLEPDEMALFMAVVLVSADRSGISDMRAVEQLQEGLIRALRSLITRRRPDDTALFPKLLLRLPDLRTLNNLHSDKLLAFRIDP, translated from the exons ATGCCCAGAG GAAGCGGAGGAGTCATCCTGTACGCAGGCTCCTCTGGCAGTGGCAGCCCCAGCCCCGGTAGCCCCGGCAGCCCCTCTAGCGGGTACCAGACACAGTCACCTTCTTCACACTCCCAGCCCTCATCTCCAGAGGAGGTTACCTTCACAGAGATTGGGGTGCTGAAACACAGGGCAGCAGGGTGCACTAACCAATCCTCAAAACTGGTGTTCCAGTTCCCAGAGGTCTACAGTGGGCCCTCAGCAGCAGCCGCTCAGGTCACTCAGCATACCTATACACACCCCATCGCTGCAAAGAGGCCATGCGGGTTCACAGGAACTTTCACCA AGACAGGTGGAATGGTCCTGCTCTGCAAAGTCTGTGGAGACATCGCATCTGGATTCCACTATGGAGTGCATGCATGCGAAGGTTGCAAG ggGTTTTTCCGCCGCAGCATCCAGCAGAACATCAACTACAAGATGTGTGTGAAGAACGAGAACTGTCTGATCATGCGTATGAACCGCAACCGGTGCCAGCACTGCCGCTTCAAGAAATGTCTCTCTGTTGGCATGTCAAGAGATG CTGTGCGTTTTGGCCGCATCCCTAAAAGAGAGAAGCAGCGACTTCTGGATGAGATGCAGAGTTACATGAACAGCCTTAATGAGTCGGCTGCCATGGACATGGACTCATCTTCAGTGAGGGACACTCCCTCCAGCCCAGAAGATGGCAACTCAAAAGAGGCCATCGGGGCCATCTCTAGAGCCTACCGTGACATCTTCaccagcaacaacagcaacagcagccaggacagagcagcagagacgGCTCACATCGCCgccaccaacaacaacacatctcACTTTTCTCAGGATGCCAGTTTTCACCAGGTCTCATCTCACCCCAACTCTGCACAGAGTTATCAGTCTTGCCCTGTCGCCCCTGCCTCACGTTGCCCAGTTGCCCCTAACGACAACCAGCCTACATTCCACAATGTGGAGAACAATCACATCACATACTTAGTGTCAACAAATCAGAATCATGATCAGTCTAATGGCACAACACCTCAAAGAGGCAGCTCCATCAATCATAACAGTTTTCGCAATGCAGGAAGTGCCACGAATCAGCCCTCCTGCCCATGGAAGTTAGCTCCAGGAGCTAAAGTGCTG GCCTGCCCTCTCAATGCGTGCCCTGTATCAGGAGCAGAGCACTCGAGTCAGGAGATATGGGAATCTTTCTCTCAGTGTTTCACTCCTGCTGTCAAGGAGGTGGTAGAGTTTGCCAAGGGCATCCCTGGATTTCAAGAGCTTAGCCAGCAAGACCAGGTCATGCTGCTCAAATCAGGCACCTTTCAG GTTCTGATGGTGAGATTCTGCACCTTGTTTAATGCACAGGAGCGTACAGTGACCTTCCTGAATGGCCAAACTTACCCTCTGTCCACCCTGCGGGCTTTGGGCATGGGTTCCCTGCTGGATGCAATGTTTGAGTTCAGTGAGAAGTTGGGCTCCCTGGGGCTAGAACCAGATGAAATGGCCCTCTTCATGGCTGTGGTGCTGGTCTCTGCAG ATCGCTCTGGTATCTCGGACATGCGGGCTGTGGAGCAGCTCCAAGAGGGTCTGATCCGTGCCCTACGATCACTGATCACTCGTCGTCGCCCAGACGACACCGCCCTCTTCCCCAAACTCCTCTTGCGACTGCCAGATCTTCGCACCCTCAACAATCTGCACTCCGACAAACTATTGGCCTTTCGCATCGACCCTTGA
- the nr1d4a gene encoding nuclear receptor subfamily 1, group D, member 4a isoform X1: protein MDNSPGGSGGVILYAGSSGSGSPSPGSPGSPSSGYQTQSPSSHSQPSSPEEVTFTEIGVLKHRAAGCTNQSSKLVFQFPEVYSGPSAAAAQVTQHTYTHPIAAKRPCGFTGTFTKTGGMVLLCKVCGDIASGFHYGVHACEGCKGFFRRSIQQNINYKMCVKNENCLIMRMNRNRCQHCRFKKCLSVGMSRDAVRFGRIPKREKQRLLDEMQSYMNSLNESAAMDMDSSSVRDTPSSPEDGNSKEAIGAISRAYRDIFTSNNSNSSQDRAAETAHIAATNNNTSHFSQDASFHQVSSHPNSAQSYQSCPVAPASRCPVAPNDNQPTFHNVENNHITYLVSTNQNHDQSNGTTPQRGSSINHNSFRNAGSATNQPSCPWKLAPGAKVLACPLNACPVSGAEHSSQEIWESFSQCFTPAVKEVVEFAKGIPGFQELSQQDQVMLLKSGTFQVLMVRFCTLFNAQERTVTFLNGQTYPLSTLRALGMGSLLDAMFEFSEKLGSLGLEPDEMALFMAVVLVSADRSGISDMRAVEQLQEGLIRALRSLITRRRPDDTALFPKLLLRLPDLRTLNNLHSDKLLAFRIDP, encoded by the exons aTGGACAACAGTCCTGGAG GAAGCGGAGGAGTCATCCTGTACGCAGGCTCCTCTGGCAGTGGCAGCCCCAGCCCCGGTAGCCCCGGCAGCCCCTCTAGCGGGTACCAGACACAGTCACCTTCTTCACACTCCCAGCCCTCATCTCCAGAGGAGGTTACCTTCACAGAGATTGGGGTGCTGAAACACAGGGCAGCAGGGTGCACTAACCAATCCTCAAAACTGGTGTTCCAGTTCCCAGAGGTCTACAGTGGGCCCTCAGCAGCAGCCGCTCAGGTCACTCAGCATACCTATACACACCCCATCGCTGCAAAGAGGCCATGCGGGTTCACAGGAACTTTCACCA AGACAGGTGGAATGGTCCTGCTCTGCAAAGTCTGTGGAGACATCGCATCTGGATTCCACTATGGAGTGCATGCATGCGAAGGTTGCAAG ggGTTTTTCCGCCGCAGCATCCAGCAGAACATCAACTACAAGATGTGTGTGAAGAACGAGAACTGTCTGATCATGCGTATGAACCGCAACCGGTGCCAGCACTGCCGCTTCAAGAAATGTCTCTCTGTTGGCATGTCAAGAGATG CTGTGCGTTTTGGCCGCATCCCTAAAAGAGAGAAGCAGCGACTTCTGGATGAGATGCAGAGTTACATGAACAGCCTTAATGAGTCGGCTGCCATGGACATGGACTCATCTTCAGTGAGGGACACTCCCTCCAGCCCAGAAGATGGCAACTCAAAAGAGGCCATCGGGGCCATCTCTAGAGCCTACCGTGACATCTTCaccagcaacaacagcaacagcagccaggacagagcagcagagacgGCTCACATCGCCgccaccaacaacaacacatctcACTTTTCTCAGGATGCCAGTTTTCACCAGGTCTCATCTCACCCCAACTCTGCACAGAGTTATCAGTCTTGCCCTGTCGCCCCTGCCTCACGTTGCCCAGTTGCCCCTAACGACAACCAGCCTACATTCCACAATGTGGAGAACAATCACATCACATACTTAGTGTCAACAAATCAGAATCATGATCAGTCTAATGGCACAACACCTCAAAGAGGCAGCTCCATCAATCATAACAGTTTTCGCAATGCAGGAAGTGCCACGAATCAGCCCTCCTGCCCATGGAAGTTAGCTCCAGGAGCTAAAGTGCTG GCCTGCCCTCTCAATGCGTGCCCTGTATCAGGAGCAGAGCACTCGAGTCAGGAGATATGGGAATCTTTCTCTCAGTGTTTCACTCCTGCTGTCAAGGAGGTGGTAGAGTTTGCCAAGGGCATCCCTGGATTTCAAGAGCTTAGCCAGCAAGACCAGGTCATGCTGCTCAAATCAGGCACCTTTCAG GTTCTGATGGTGAGATTCTGCACCTTGTTTAATGCACAGGAGCGTACAGTGACCTTCCTGAATGGCCAAACTTACCCTCTGTCCACCCTGCGGGCTTTGGGCATGGGTTCCCTGCTGGATGCAATGTTTGAGTTCAGTGAGAAGTTGGGCTCCCTGGGGCTAGAACCAGATGAAATGGCCCTCTTCATGGCTGTGGTGCTGGTCTCTGCAG ATCGCTCTGGTATCTCGGACATGCGGGCTGTGGAGCAGCTCCAAGAGGGTCTGATCCGTGCCCTACGATCACTGATCACTCGTCGTCGCCCAGACGACACCGCCCTCTTCCCCAAACTCCTCTTGCGACTGCCAGATCTTCGCACCCTCAACAATCTGCACTCCGACAAACTATTGGCCTTTCGCATCGACCCTTGA